From one Maribacter dokdonensis DSW-8 genomic stretch:
- a CDS encoding gliding motility-associated C-terminal domain-containing protein, translating into TIEINVVNDNPTDPTDNVIEVNQLVTPNGDGRNEFLFIRGVDKIRNSTLRIFNRWGVAVYEGENYNNQNNVFDGRSRGRSTLSVEEYLPSGIYFYIFDYTTLDGESKVDSEYLYISR; encoded by the coding sequence AACAATAGAAATAAATGTGGTGAATGATAATCCTACTGATCCAACCGACAATGTCATTGAGGTAAATCAATTGGTTACACCGAATGGGGATGGCAGAAATGAATTTTTGTTTATTAGAGGAGTTGATAAAATTCGAAATAGCACTTTAAGAATCTTTAATAGATGGGGAGTAGCGGTTTATGAAGGTGAGAATTACAACAATCAAAATAATGTTTTTGATGGAAGATCAAGAGGGCGATCAACCCTAAGTGTTGAAGAATATCTTCCATCCGGAATTTATTTCTATATTTTTGATTATACAACCCTTGATGGGGAAAGTAAAGTAGATAGTGAATATCTGTATATTAGTAGATAA
- a CDS encoding PorP/SprF family type IX secretion system membrane protein codes for MNIKNKVLILFGGLLLVCGTSFAQQDAQYTQYMFNTMSVNPAYAGSRGQLSITGLYRSQWVGLEGAPKTQTLNIQSPIRNSKLGYGVSIVNDEIGDGVVQETYFDAVISYTIDVSAEGKLSFGLKAGGNLLNLDFNKLRNFDSEPVNSDNIENRFSPNVGVGLYYHSNEFYAGLSAPNLFQTEHFDNSQQDANSVRFLSKERINFYLITGYVFDLNGNLKFKPALLTKVVGGAPLQVDVSANFMFNEKFTFGAAYRWDAAVSAMAGFQISDQFMIGLAYDRETTDLGGTQFNDGSFEVLLRYELVKSFQKLVSPRFF; via the coding sequence ATGAATATTAAGAATAAGGTTTTAATTCTATTTGGAGGTTTACTACTTGTTTGTGGAACTTCTTTCGCCCAACAAGATGCACAATATACCCAGTATATGTTTAATACCATGAGTGTAAATCCGGCTTATGCAGGTAGCAGGGGACAATTAAGCATAACAGGTTTATACCGATCGCAATGGGTAGGTTTAGAAGGTGCTCCAAAAACACAAACCCTCAACATTCAATCTCCAATTAGAAACAGCAAGCTAGGTTATGGTGTTTCAATTGTAAATGATGAAATAGGTGATGGTGTTGTACAAGAAACATATTTTGATGCTGTAATTTCATATACCATAGATGTATCCGCAGAAGGAAAACTTTCATTTGGACTTAAAGCAGGTGGTAATCTTTTAAATCTTGATTTCAATAAATTAAGAAATTTTGATTCGGAGCCGGTTAATTCAGATAATATAGAAAATAGATTCTCACCAAATGTTGGCGTGGGTCTATATTATCATTCTAATGAATTTTATGCAGGACTTTCAGCACCTAATCTTTTCCAAACGGAACATTTTGATAATTCTCAGCAAGATGCCAATTCTGTTAGGTTTTTATCTAAAGAAAGAATTAACTTTTATTTGATTACCGGTTACGTTTTTGATTTGAACGGCAATTTAAAGTTTAAGCCCGCTTTACTTACTAAGGTAGTTGGTGGCGCTCCGTTACAAGTTGACGTATCTGCCAATTTTATGTTTAATGAGAAATTTACATTCGGTGCAGCATATCGTTGGGATGCCGCAGTCAGCGCTATGGCAGGTTTCCAAATATCAGACCAATTTATGATTGGGCTTGCATATGATAGAGAAACCACTGATTTAGGTGGTACACAGTTTAATGATGGATCATTTGAGGTACTCTTAAGGTATGAGTTGGTAAAATCATTTCAAAAATTGGTTTCACCACGATTTTTCTAA